From the Trichocoleus sp. genome, the window AAACGCGCTAATCATATTGCTATTGTTCTCAGAATAGATTTCTTGTAGCGTTGGTTTCTCTTGATCACCATTCCATGACCATGTATTGCGAAACCAGAGGGTTGGCAGCAAGTGTAGCGTTTTTGCTTCCGTTCCTCGATTGATCACGGTAATTTGGATCAAAATATCATCAGTTGATTGCTTAGCATATTCCACAAACACATCAAAATAACGATCGTCGTCAAATATTCCTGTGTCAAGTAGTTCAAACTCCGGTTCTCGACGGTTCCGACGACGATTTTCTTCCACCAATTGGTCATAGGGAAATGCTTGATGCGGATATTTATAAAGCGCCTTCATGTAGGAATGTGTTGGCGTGTTGTCCAGATAGAAATAGTATTCTTTGACATCTTCCCCATGATTGCCCTCATTGCCAGTTAAACCAAACAATCGCTCCTTTAAGATCGGATCTTCTTCGTTCCACAACGCGATCGCAAAACACAAACGTTGATGATTATCCGAAATTCCTAGTAATCCATCTTCGCCCCAACGGTAAGCACGCGATCGAGCCTGGTCATGGGTAAAGTAGTCCCAGGCAGAACCATGCGAGCTGTAGTCTTCCCGTACTGTACCCCATTGCCGATCGCTCAAATAGGGTCCCCATCGACGCCAGTGAGCTTCGTGAGCCAGTGCTTCTTCTAACCGGATTTCTTCCTGAGTGCGAGTTTCCATCCTAAGTCTTACCTTATGTTAAAAATAATTTGGTAGTGTTCTAGAACTGTGGAAACGGCCAAATGGTTCGACCAAACTCATAGCGGTTGATAAACAACCCAATGATAATCCCGTGTAACCAGATGGATTTGGAGAAACAAATCGTCTTATCTAGCCGCTTAATCCGAGTTCTCAAAGTCAGATGCTTACGTTCTATCTTCTGAGTGTTTGCCTTGCCAACGGTGTGCTGTTGAGAATCGAGCAATCGCAGATAGGCTCCCTATCCGTCTGTGTAAAAGTGAGTGAGACCAAAGGGTTGCAACAGTACTTTGGGCTTGACCAACGCGGCATCCTAATGCGGTGCAAATAAGCAAGCATCTTGCCAGTCCGATGATCAATGGCAGACCATAGCCAACGTTGTTGCTGCTTAGACTTCACAAAGCCCCACATCTCATTTATTTCAGCATCATCAACTTTCAGAACCATCACAGGTTCTATCGCATTCTCCATTTGTTCTACGAGAGGTTGATTGACCTGTTCAAGATAACGATCTTTTTTTTAATTCTTCAATTACTGTGGTTGGGCTAATTTTAAGGACTCGTGCTGTGTCTCTAATTCCGCTACCATTGACTGCCATGTCACTAATCTTTTGTTTAACATCCGGCAAATAGCCTTGATAGGAGTATTGCAAAATGAAGGTGGAGCGTGAACAATCAGTGTTTTGACACTTATATCGCTGTTTCCCTTCTGTTGATTTTCCATGTTTGACAAGGTTGGTGCTATTACAGCTTGGACAGTGAACAGGTTCTAAAATCATCGGTGGCATTGGGGCAAATGAGTTACCTCTTATTCTGACCTAAATCCACAGGTCTAGAACACTAGCACATCTTGCTCAAGCTGATTTGCGCTCGATCGAACAGCCTTCAAATTCACTCCACCACAGGGTAAGCCTAACAAGGCGATCGGTTGTACCGTTGT encodes:
- a CDS encoding IS1 family transposase, which translates into the protein MRLLDSQQHTVGKANTQKIERKHLTLRTRIKRLDKTICFSKSIWLHGIIIGLFINRYEFGRTIWPFPQF
- a CDS encoding IS1-like element transposase; protein product: MPPMILEPVHCPSCNSTNLVKHGKSTEGKQRYKCQNTDCSRSTFILQYSYQGYLPDVKQKISDMAVNGSGIRDTARVLKISPTTVIEELKKRSLS